One genomic segment of Arachis duranensis cultivar V14167 chromosome 4, aradu.V14167.gnm2.J7QH, whole genome shotgun sequence includes these proteins:
- the LOC107486739 gene encoding probable WRKY transcription factor 72 has translation MEEKRVSAISFEDFVTKGEVKEENGRLKMITERVEENYHSLQLQFFDIFTKKAFKEVVSDSATNTIGDETEEEHELVSLCLGRNPSKHNKDVARIGNNSKNKVNKENEEFEKPCLTLGLDSKCVLPKESAEETLSSITQKHQVKVKNSSNDGSSDQMAAKRARVSVRARCDSPTMNDGCQWRKYGQKIAKGNPCPRAYYRCTVAPACPVRKQVQRCAEDLSILITTYEGTHNHPLPFSASAIASTTSAAASMLISGSSESHNSSFFKNVSTLHSGVTGVCLGQQFDQSRATKNVFLPNNNVTLDLTSSASNTLLPSNTSSANLFTMPIPFEEKTHIIRPVMLRNSSSWGKHFYEEYIRNQTLHPPKDAFLAETITKAMKTDPSLHSVIAAAVSSIVGQQGYSTSCNNQEGTEILIPSTQLGSSIPFNQSNKGYIEGYFKRLLSSSSGAGDMLP, from the exons ATGGAAGAGAAGAGAGTTAGTGCCATTAGTTTTGAAGATTTTGTtacaaag GGGGAGGtgaaagaagaaaatggaaggtTGAAGATGATCACAGAAAGAGTAGAAGAGAATTATCACTCTCTTCAACTCCAATTCTTTGATATCTTTACAAAAAAAGCATTCAAAGAAGTTGTGAGTGATTCAGCTACAAACACAATTGGTGATGAAACTGAAGAGGAGCATGAACTTGTTTCACTTTGCCTTGGAAGGAATCCAAGTAAGCATAACAAAGATGTTGCAAGAATTGGAAACAACTCCAAAAACAAGGTTaataaagaaaatgaagagtttGAAAAACCATGTTTAACTCTTGGATTAGACTCTAAATGTGTGTTGCCAAAGGAATCAGCAGAAGAAACTTTGTCATCAATAACACAGAAACATCAAGTGAAAGTGAAAAATAGTTCAAATGATGGAAGTTCAGATCAAATGGCTGCTAAGAGAGCCAGAGTTTCTGTTAGAGCTAGATGTGATTCTCCTACG ATGAATGATGGATGCCAATGGAGAAAATATGGACAGAAAATAGCAAAAGGAAATCCATGTCCACGAGCATACTATCGTTGCACGGTCGCACCGGCATGTCCGGTTAGGAAACAG GTGCAAAGATGTGCTGAAGACTTGTCCATCTTGATCACAACATACGAAGGAACACATAACCATCCACTTCCATTTTCAGCATCAGCTATAGCTTCCACCACTTCTGCTGCAGCTTCCATGCTTATTTCAGGTTCTTCAGAGAGTCACAattcttcattttttaaaaatgtgtcAACACTACACAGTGGTGTTACTGGTGTATGTCTTGGTCAGCAGTTTGATCAATCAAGAGCAACAAAAAATGTCTTCCTACCAAACAATAATGTAACTTTAGACCTCACTTCTTCTGCTTCAAACACTTTATTACCTTCAAACACTTCTTCTGCTAACCTTTTCACAATGCCTATTCCTTTTGAGGAGAAAACACACATAATAAGGCCAGTAATGTTGAGAAACTCTTCAAGTTGGGGTAAGCATTTTTATGAAGAGTACATAAGGAACCAAACTCTACATCCTCCAAAGGATGCTTTTTTAGCAGAAACAATAACAAAAGCAATGAAAACAGATCCAAGTCTTCATTCTGTGATAGCTGCTGCAGTTTCATCTATTGTGGGGCAACAAGGATATTCAACAAGTTGCAACAACCAAGAAGGAACAGAGATTCTTATACCTTCAACTCAATTGGGATCTTCCATTCCCTTCAATCAAAGTAACAAAGGATACATAGAAGGGTACTTCAAAAGATTGTTGTCCTCAAGTTCTGGTGCTGGAGACATGCTTCCATAG
- the LOC107486740 gene encoding LOW QUALITY PROTEIN: translation factor GUF1 homolog, mitochondrial (The sequence of the model RefSeq protein was modified relative to this genomic sequence to represent the inferred CDS: inserted 1 base in 1 codon) yields MGYLSKTSRTLRQSNYLSLLRNSTFFPFNSLSSTTFHHQQRALLCSQSRQQNIKDKSAIDLSQYPPELIRNFSIIAHVDHGKSTLADRLLELTATIKKGHGQPQYLDKLQVERERGITVKAQTATMFYKHRTNGDDHSDGKDSPSFLLNLIDTPGHVDFSYEVSRSLAACQGVLLVVDAAQGVQAQTVANFYLAFEANLTIVPVINKIDQPTADPDRVKAQLKSMFDLDPSDALLTSAKTGKGLEQVLPAVIERIPPPPXGILRKGDKISSAATGQSYEALDIGIMHPELTPTGILLTGQVGYVVSGMRSTKEARVGDTIYHTRNTVEPLPGFKPAKHMVFSGLYPADGSDFEALNHAIERLTCNDASVSITKETSTALGLGFRCGFLGLLHMDVFHQRLEQEYGAHVISTVPTVPYIFEYSDGSKLEVQNPATLPSNPKQRVTACWEPTVLATIIIPSEYVGPVITLCSERRGQQLEYSFIDSQRAFMKYRMPLREIVVDFYNELKSITSGYASFDYEDADYQQSDLVKLDILLNGQPVDAMSTIVHNMKAYRVGRELVEKLKKVIDRQMFEITIQAAIASKIIARETISAMRKNVLAKCYGGDVTRKRKLLEKQKEGKKRMKRIGSVDIPQEAFHELLKVS; encoded by the exons ATGGGTTACCTGAGCAAAACTTCAAGGACTCTAAGGCAATCAAATTACCTCTCTTTATTACGAAATTCAACCTTTTTCCCATTCAACTCATTAAGCAGCACCACCTTTCATCACCAACAGCGTGCACTCTTGTGTTCTCAGTCGCGGCAACAGAACATTAAGGATAAGAGCGCCATAGATTTGAGCCAGTACCCTCCTGAACTCATTCGAAATTTCTCAATCATTGCGCATGTTGATCATGGCAAGTCTACCCTCGCTGATCGACTCCTTGAACTCACTGCTACCATTAAAAAGGGACATGGCCAGCCCCAATATCTTGATAAGTTGCAG GTGGAGAGAGAAAGGGGAATCACAGTTAAAGCACAGACAGCAACAATGTTCTATAAGCACAGGACAAATGGTGATGATCATAGTGACGGAAAGGATTCACCTAGTTTTTTGCTGAATCTTATTGACACTCCCGGTCATGTGGATTTTAGCTATGAGGTGTCAAGGTCACTAGCAGCTTGTCAAGGCGTACTTTTGGTTGTTGATGCCGCGCAAGGAGTCCAAGCGCAAACTGTTGCTAATTTCTACCTTGCTTTTGAGGCCAACCTGACAATTGTACCTGTAATAAACAAGATTGACCAGCCAACTGCTGATCCTGATCGCGTTAAAGCCCAATTGAAATCAATGTTTGATCTTGACCCTAGTGATGCATTGCTAACATCTGCTAAAACTGGAAAGGGTCTTGAACAAGTCCTTCCAGCTGTTATAGAGCGCATCCCTCCTCCTC ATGGTATACTACGCAAGGGGGATAAGATTTCATCTGCTGCTACTGGTCAGTCATATGAAGCTTTGGATATTGGTATCATGCATCCTGAGCTTACACCTACTGGAATCTTGCTTACTGGTCAAGTTGGTTATGTTGTAAGTGGCATGCGTTCAACAAAAGAAGCCCGTGTTGGAGATACAATTTACCATACTCGAAACACTGTAGAGCCTCTCCCAG GATTTAAACCAGCAAAACATATGGTTTTCTCTGGTCTTTATCCAGCAGATGGATCTGATTTTGAAGCACTCAACCATGCAATAGAGAGGCTGACATGTAATGATGCCAGTGTCTCTATTACTAAAGAAACTAGCACAGCTCTAGGTTTGGGTTTCAG GTGTGGATTTCTGGGTTTACTTCACATGGATGTTTTTCATCAACGGCTTGAACAG GAGTATGGAGCTCATGTTATCTCAACTGTTCCTACTGTGCcttatatatttgaatattcTGATGGAAG CAAATTAGAAGTTCAGAATCCTGCTACGTTACCCTCTAATCCCAAGCAACGAGTGACAGCATGTTGGGAACCTACAGTATTAGCTACTATAATCATTCCTAGTGA GTATGTGGGACCAGTTATCACCCTTTGCTCGGAGCGTAGGGGTCAGCAGTTGGAGTACTCATTCATTGACAG TCAACGGGCATTCATGAAGTATCGCATGCCTTTGAGAGAAATTGTTGTCGACTTCTATAATGAATTGAAGAGCATAACATCAGGCTATGCATCATTTGATTATGAGGATGCAGA TTATCAGCAATCTGATCTGGTGAAACTCGATATCCTCTTAAATGGACAACCTGTTGATGCAATGTCAACTATTGTTCATAACATGAAAGCATATCGCGTTGGGCGTGAGCTAGtagagaaattgaagaaagtCATAGACAG GCAAATGTTTGAGATAACGATACAAGCTGCCATTGCTTCAAAGATTATAGCAAGAGAGAC GATTTCTGCGATGAGGAAGAATGTTCTTGCAAAGTGTTACGGTGGCGATGTTACTCGAAAGCGAAAGCTGTTGGAAAAGCAAAAGGAAGGAAAGAAGCGAATGAAACGCATTGGCTCCGTTGATATACCGCAGGAAGCATTCCATGAATTATTGAAGGTTTCATAG
- the LOC127746769 gene encoding uncharacterized protein LOC127746769 has translation MMLTAYVNGRKKDLVVAVQKSGFAWALDRNNGNLIWFTEAGPGGTIGGGIWGAATDEKRVYTNIANSDDKNFTLAPSNITTTSGGWVAMDASNGKILWSTANPSNSSSIGPVSVANDVVFAGSVDKQGSIYAMNANNGKILWSYKTGASVYGGMSISKGCIYVGHGFNVNLAFGRLSGGTFLFAFCVKHHYTK, from the exons ATGATGTTGACTGCATATGTCaatggaagaaagaaagatcttGTTGTTGCTGTTCAAAAAAGTGGCTTTGCATGGGCTTTGGATCGCAACAATGGCAACCTCATTTGGTTTACG GAAGCTGGCCCAGGTGGAACAATAGGAGGTGGAATATGGGGTGCGGCGACTGACGAAAAGAGAGTTTACACCAACATTGCGAACTCTGATGACAAAAATTTCACTCTTGCACCATCAAACATAACTACAACTAGTGGTGGTTGGGTGGCAATGGATGCAAGTAATGGGAAAATTCTGTGGTCTACTGCTAATCCTAGTAACAGCTCTTCCATTGGACCTGTTAGTGTTGCAAATGATGTGGTCTTTGCTGGATCAGTAGACAAACAGGGATCAATATATGCAATGAATGCAAATAATGGGAAGATTTTGTGGTCCTATAAAACTGGAGCAAGTGTCTATGGAGGCATGTCCATTAGCAAAGGTTGCATATATGTAGGTCATGGTTTTAATGTTAATCTAGCGTTTGGCCGCTTGTCGGGCGGAACCTTTCTGTTTGCATTTTGTGTGAAGCATCATTATACTAAATGA
- the LOC127746706 gene encoding uncharacterized protein LOC127746706: MTSTLRLDEIGLTGGNGVVWHFRDEFVHYNKVPIHLSNRNDHVIHCPSMSAGGYIHIQDWLNHGGDLFNRRYANKEDKISPKTASKLSLKWKFYAGKDISATPAIYDDTIYFPCWNGNIYAVKKDDGKLVWKQNLNELTGLKATGFVMNVNTTVSRSTPTIAGNGLLIVGVFGPAIVLGLNRKNGKLVWLTYLDHHPAALITMSGTYYKGLVYKCCIFRGSMVKLNAFSGKIIWQTYMLPDNNGELGGYAGAAIWGSSPSIDAQRNNVYIATGNLYSAPARILECQERQDQMGPAARRV, from the exons ATGACTTCCACCTTGCGTTTGGATGAAATAGGGCTCACTGGTGGAAACGGCGTCGTTTGGCACTTCAGGGACGAATTTGTCCACTACAATAAGGTACCAATCCACCTCAGCAACCGTAACGACCACGTCATTCACTGCCCCTCCATGTCAGCTGG TGGCTACATTCACATACAGGACTGGTTGAACCATGGCGGAGATTTGTTCAACAGAAGATATGCCAAcaaagaagataagataagtccTAAAACAGCATCAAAACTAAGTTTGAAGTGGAAATTCTATGCAGGAAAAGATATATCAGCAACACCAGCAATATATGATGATACAATTTATTTTCCATGTTGGAATGGTAACATATATGCAGTGAAAAAAGATGATGGAAAACTTGTTTGGAAGCAAAACTTGAATGAATTGACAGGTTTGAAAGCAACTGGCTTTGTCATGAATGTGAATACCACAGTGTCAAGATCAACTCCTACAATAGCTGGTAATGGTTTATTGATAGTTGGAGTGTTTGGCCCTGCTATTGTTCTTGGTCTAAACAGAAAAAATGGTAAGCTTGTGTGGTTAACCTATTTGGATCATCATCCTGCGGCACTTATCACCATGTCTGGAACATATTACAAAGGGTTAGTATAT AAATGCTGCATATTTCGAGGAAGCATGGTGAAACTGAATGCCTTCTCTGGTAAAATCATATGGCAAACCTATATGTTGCCGGATAACAATGGCGAGTTAGGAGGGTATGCTGGAGCAGCCATATGGGGGAGCAGCCcctccattgatgctcaaagaaaCAATGTCTACATTGCCACCGGGAACCTCTACTCTGCGCCGGCACGAATACTTGAGTGCCAAGAAAGGCAGG ATCAAATGGGACCGGCAGCTAGGAGGGTATGA
- the LOC107486304 gene encoding uncharacterized protein At4g04775-like: MAAACAIVHDERGGSSCTRPGRGSSCAVAGGCDRDGVAPKCFCGVYAILYKSRIASNPNRMFLGCPFFKVKERCCRYFVCLDEHLKKIRAMEFEALGAVDDVGGVDIEDHVVQSLGLEKKIQLLRSQELEKKMKELERKLLCMEKEKRMSMWHIALISVVFVVAVCFLKW, from the exons ATGGCCGCTGCTTGTGCGATCGTCCATGATGAGCGAGGGGGTTCTTCATGCACAAGACCTGGACGGGGATCTTCATGCGCTGTTGCAGGAGGTTGTGATCGAGATGGGGTTGCGCCGAAGTGCTTCTGCGGCGTTTATGCCATTCTTTACAAGTCAAGAATAGCATCTAATCCCAATAGGATGTTTCTCGGATGTCCATTCTTCAAG GTTAAAGAACGGTGTTGCCGGTATTTTGTCTGCCTTGACGAACACCTGAAAAAAATTAGGGCCATGGAGTTTGAAGCATTGGGTGCTGTGGATGATGTTGGAGGTGTAGACATTGAAGATCATGTGGTGCAAAGTCTGggattggaaaaaaaaattcaattgctGCGAAGCCAGGAACtggagaaaaaaatgaaagagtTGGAGAGGAAACTGTTATGTATGGAGAAGGAGAAAAGAATGAGTATGTGGCATATTGCTTTGATTAGTGTAGTTTTTGTTGTTGCTGTATGTTTCTTAAAGTGGTGA